The following coding sequences lie in one Arabidopsis thaliana chromosome 3, partial sequence genomic window:
- a CDS encoding SMAD/FHA domain-containing protein — protein sequence MVPPLLKLDFTQGPRAGDSLGFKPGSTIRIGRIVRGNEIAIKDAGISTKHLRIVSDSENWIIHDLGSSNGTILNSDTIDSDTPVNLSHGDEIKLGEYTSILVNFGSDVVQAPQEHKLPPRPRRNNKRLAASDPDPDPIESVQEKPKRTRGSSKQEENELPKSTRASRKKNLDDIADKEEELDVEIEKVVKARVGRPRKNAGSAIAKEEEVVEEKKRVGRPRKNASSAITEEEEVVEEKKGNSRARRGKNSEIVQKSIKLEVEDTPKAVEISEVKSRKRVTRSKQIENECFGLEVKDEKRTTRSTRSKTTEIGGESFLELEMVLNQARKSRAKRKKMDEEPSKETRNDDAGEEVLKNCHVEEDKENEAQEGCSGRSDDICDQEDEKECDGSKRVEQVEIELRKKSTVGEDDLNCTVREDGETENLQEIEEECHDEESDCKVEEAGFATLDEEKVGQGWNNKKVERVEVYLEKMKLREWFDAIEVQLPKQTIEETEKMIEPMRSKSMRVHKHIAEQKEKGD from the exons ATGGTTCCGCCATTGCTGAAGCTCGACTTCACCCAGGGTCCAAGAGCTGGCGATTCTCTAGGGTTTAAACCCGGATCCACTATCCGAATTGGTCGAATCGTCCGTGGTAATGAAATCGCCATCAAAGACGCCGGAATCTCCACCAAGCACCTCCGGATCGTTTCCGATTCCGAGAACTGGATAATCCACGATCTTGGTTCTTCCAACGGCACCATATTGAACTCTGACACTATCGACTCAGATACGCCCGTCAATCTTAGCCATGGAGACGAAATTAAGCTTGGTGAGTACACTTCCATTTTGGTGAACTTTGGGAGTGATGTTGTTCAGGCGCCGCAGGAGCATAAGCTTCCGCCCAGGCCAAGGAGGAACAACAAGCGGCTTGCTGCTTCGGATCCGGATCCGGATCCTATTGAGTCGGTTCAGGAGAAACCAAAGCGCACGCGTGGATCGTCGAAGCAAGAGGAAAATGAACTGCCCAAGAGTACTAGGGCTTCGAGGAAAAAGAATCTGGACGATATCGCCGATAAAGAAGAGGAATTGGATGTGGAAATTGAGAAGGTGGTCAAAGCTAGGGTTGGGAGGCCTCGGAAGAACGCAGGCAGTGCAATTgcgaaggaagaagaagttgtggAGGAGAAAAAAAGGGTTGGGAGGCCCCGGAAGAACGCAAGTAGTGCAATtacggaggaagaagaagttgtggAGGAGAAAAAAGGCAACTCTAGGGCTCGGAGAGGTAAGAACAGTGAGATTGTCCagaaatcaatcaaattgGAAGTTGAGGATACTCCCAAGGCAGTGGAAATCTCAGAGGTGAAAAGCAGGAAGAGAGTGACAAGGAGCAAGCAGATAGAAAATGAATGTTTTGGATTGGAGGttaaagatgagaagagaaCTACAAGGTCTACCAGAAGCAAGACGACTGAAATTGGTGGAGAGTCTTTTCTGGAGTTGGAGATGGTCCTGAACCAAGCCCGGAAAAGCCGtgcaaagaggaagaaaatggaTGAGGAGCCATCCAAGGAGACTAGAAATGATGATGCCGGAGAAGAGGTTTTGAAGAACTGtcatgttgaagaagataaggaaAATGAAGCTCAGGAAGGTTGCAGTGGAAGAAGTGATGACATATGTGatcaagaagatgagaaggaaTGCGATGGATCTAAGAGGGTAGAGCAG GTGGAGATTGAGTTAAGGAAGAAAAGCACCGTAGGAGAAGATGACCTGAACTGTACTGTTAGAGAAGATGGAGAGACAGAAAACTtacaagaaattgaagaagagtgtCACGACGAGGAAAGTGACTGCAAGGTCGAGGAGGCTGGATTTGCGACATTAGATGAGGAAAAGGTTGGGCAGGGATGGAACAATAAGAAAGTAGAGAGGGTAGAagtatatttagaaaaaatgaaactaagaGAATGGTTTGATGCCATAGAGGTTCAACTGCCAAAACAGAcaattgaagaaacagagaagatgatTGAGCCCATGAGAAGTAAGAGTATGAGAGTTCACAAGCATATTGCAGAGCAAAAGGAAAAGGGCGACTAA